From Camelina sativa cultivar DH55 chromosome 20, Cs, whole genome shotgun sequence, the proteins below share one genomic window:
- the LOC104771978 gene encoding uncharacterized protein LOC104771978 — protein MKTHLEAAPSWGKQEDRIRFVYVCAIAGLVVAKDEKKAIPHLYIKLVMDLEKVRTYPWGLVAFDHLVSSIVEARKKLKNPISYILNGFSYALQVWVMEAIPLIGQLMGEKIDTEITVSRISNWKGAAKVSYDELLLVEKSIGNKDVVYPCISSTGNFDVLESIEYLRGDEIKDCEVEKLEALIRSGYDFGDHIWESVRRIWCGR, from the exons ATGAAGACCCACCTTGAAGCAGCTCCATCGTGGGGAAAACAAGAAGATAGAATCCGGTTTGTGTATGTTTGCGCGATTGCTGGGTTGGTAGTGGCTAAGGATGAGAAGAAAGCTATACCACATTTATACATCAAGCTGGTCATGGATCTAGAGAAGGTTAGGACTTATCCTTGGGGTCTTGTAGCTTTTGACCATTTAGTTAGCTCTATAGtggaagcaagaaagaaactgaagaacccCATTAGTTACATCCTCAATGGTTTCTCAtatgctcttcaagtttgggtTATGGAAGCCATTCCTCTCATTGGACAACTTATGGGAGAGAAGATTGACACAGAGATTACAGTTAGCCGAATCTCTAATTGGAAAGGTGCTGCTAAAGTATCCTATGATGAGCTCCTTCTTGTAGAGAAATCAATTGGAAACAAG gaTGTTGTTTATCCATGCATTTCCTCCACTGGAAACTTTGATGTATTGGAGTCCATTGAATATTTGAGGGGTGATGAAATTAAAGATTGTGAAGTGGAAAAATTGGAAGCTTTGATCAGATCTGGCTATGATTTTGGAGATCATATTTGGGAAAGTGTCAGAAGGATATGGTGTGGAAGATGA